Proteins encoded by one window of Misgurnus anguillicaudatus chromosome 4, ASM2758022v2, whole genome shotgun sequence:
- the LOC129421025 gene encoding zinc finger BED domain-containing protein 4-like has protein sequence MDPGPSKTHTNSRRVRFDLDHRRGNRHQRFSHGRNYSSPPYKRVYRQRACSEGERKGSGGCINSRPLRSTESQDHQESPTNRDDDSNFKTLLLNMIIKNLQPLSIVTGFQDLASSLHPSLNINESSIQTELQSIYSQKRLEVQNAINAESNLVLSAELWSSDKTVFYLTVSCHLINENWMQKSYVLDTAHLLIERTPEHVVKHLMRISNEWNITTKIQVVVTNIDDLKKVDKSICQWTFIPCFGRTLDKVFRETLGETVWKHLLGKCQQIVSFFHQNPKASESLQKHRSHLKLQKNNLIQSTDLRWLPTLHMLQNILELWPAIFKVFIDFLEEKLCLNKNERKILEDILAVLKILKMVTEEMGSQGYSPISMIIPLVQRLQMELRKLEMENEIAKTLSARCDHHFGNIKQNHWFRVSTALDPRYKTCVMDSNIDVKAEIQSLIKGNRHTTHSYDTRSEEMILEKYWTFKRNSEDPLDFWRSRVEFKQLATVTRKYLTVVSTAIPIERVHQLEKSQAMNWRNCLDPRNLSMILFLKNN, from the exons AGAGAAAGGGATCTGGTGGATGCATTAATTCCAGACCTCTGCGATCAACAGAATCACAAGATCACCAAGAATCACCAACAAACAGAG atgaTGACTCAAATTTCAAGACACTTTTGTTGAATATGATCATAAAGAACCTACAGCCATTAAGCATTGTGACAGGATTCCAGGATCTTGCAAGCAGTCTACACCcctctttaaatataaatgagTCCTCGATCCAAACTGAACTTCAGAGCATTTATAGCCAAAAACGACTGGAAGTACAGAACGCAATTAATGCTGAGAGTAATCTTGTCCTCTCTGCAGAGCTGTGGAGTTCAGATAAGACAGTGTTTTATCTAACAGTATCTTGCCATCTTATAAACGAAAACTGGATGCAGAAATCCTATGTGCTAGATACAGCTCACCTCCTCATTGAGCGTACACCAGAACATGTTGTAAAGCACCTGATGAGAATTTCAAATGAGTGGAACATCACAACAAAAATTCAAGTTGTGGTCACAAATATTGATGACTTGAAAAAGGTCGACAAAAGTATATGCCAATGGACATTTATACCTTGTTTTGGCCGTACGCTGGATAAAGTGTTCAGAGAAACATTAGGTGAGACTGTCTGGAAACATCTGTTGGGAAAATGTCAGCAAATAGTTTCATTTTTCCACCAGAACCCCAAAGCTTCAGAAAGCCTCCAGAAGCATCGCTCTCACCTCAAGCTCCAAAAAAATAATCTGATTCAGAGCACTGATCTACGGTGGCTTCCTACACTTCAcatgcttcagaacatcttagagctGTGGCCCGCCATTTTTAAGGTTTTTATTGACTTTCTAGAGGAGAAACTTTGTTTAAATaagaatgaaagaaaaataTTGGAAGATATTTTAGCAGTACTGAAGATTCTAAAGATGGTTACTGAAGAAATGGGAAGTCAAGGGTACAGCCCCATCTCAATGATCATACCGCTGGTCCAGAGACTGCAGATGGAACTGAGAAAACTGGAGATGGAAAACGAAATAGCCAAGACACTGTCTGCGAGATGTGACCATCATTTCGGCAACATCAAGCAAAATCATTGGTTCAGAGTTAGCACAGCACTGGACCCACGATACAAAACCTGTGTGATGGATTCTAATATTGATGTCAAAGCAGAAATCCAATCACTGATCAAGGGAAACAGACACACTACGCACAGTTATGACACAAGAAGTGAAGAGATGATTCTGGAAAAATACTGGACATTTAAAAGAAATTCAGAGGACCCACTTGATTTCTGGAGGAGCAGAGTTGAGTTTAAACAACTGGCGACAGTCACCCGCAAGTACCTCACAGTGGTCTCCACTGCAATTCCAATTGAACGTGTGCATCAGCTAGAAAAATCCCAGGCCATGAACTGGAGAAATTGCCTGGACCCCAGAAATCTCAGTATGATCCTGTTTTTGAAAAACAACTAA